taaggaaatagcatgtgctagatttttgccaagacattgttatgtaagggataatttagatgtcaaaaaaacccacaacattcttcatgattagttcaaTATTAgggaaaatgtacacaaataggtctataaacttgcacttgcactgtccaacactgatgctgcagactgaatatttcaagtacttacagtatttcttacCATAatagtaatcaaccaacaatgaaatcaatcaaataaaatctgtagacaaatgcacactgcataaagtacatttgactctgaagaactactgtaaaagcaacaagattgtatagcacacctgagtgctgcgttttcaaatTAGCACATGGAGTGCTTCCAtgcctggtggatgtgattatccaatttgttcaatagtgtagtcattggcaatccgggcctttgtaatgacaaggaagtcacctcacaatctttatctgtgtctaaggtatgaaaatgtgtgtagagttttacaaatcactgtgtgtaatgttttgcaaaaaggatgaagcagacattgtgtgtaatgttgtgcagatacagtatgtggaggtgttttgttcCTTGGAGTACAATTTcgcaaattgtgtgaaaatgtttattttagtgtgtaaacaatcgcaaaaaactgtaatagataGTGTTTCCCTGTATCTCAGAGATGTGAGGGAGGGGTAGGTAGGGGGTAGTAGTAGAAGAGGAGGTCATTGTGCCATGGGTGATCTATCACTTATTGATTGTTGAGTCAGCACAAAGTACTGGCTATTTCACAAATTCCAACAGTTGTGCATTTCACAAAGCAAACCTTTCTCAACATAATACACATGGGACTCCCGGGTCTGCGTAGACAATCCTAACTAATAGGAATGGAATGAATAAGTTCttctgttttgaaaacagtgtttgCTCCTTGTAAACTTTGGACCTAAGAGTGGAGGACACTTGCTGCAGACACCGCCTTCGTGTTCGCATCATGGCCGcttcgcgtattttgcggtcgtttggtgcgtcggttgtgcacgtcgtcgcaagcgaacatgacgcgtccgcgagatgcaatactgacaagaaagtagggggcgatcatggcaaaaaaagtgactgcaagatgcattatcgactgcatcaaagctgggggcaatcatgagagtaaacaatggcacatggccacatccacatctgatattaggctactatagtctccccctagtgaagacctccagtagggtgcgtaatgctgcagcgagtctgtacacaggacacagcaggtcgcacacgggcgcatacgcttacgcttggtctaacagcaagtataactCCACACTTATTCCACACTTAATCTTGGCAGAAGTAGTCCAATTGACCCCCTCAGTGATCACGTGATCAGTGGGTGTGACACGGGTGCTCTTTGGAGATGCCATCCTAACAAAGCACGTACTGTATGAAACCGCTTGCTCCTGCCTCACCGCTGAGTTTGCCTTCGCTTTTACATGAAACCAGTGACACCATGCactggtttttgtttttgagaactgttgagagaaaaaaacaaaagcaatattacattggtGAAGCTAACAGCAACAAACTTTGAGAGCTATTGTGTCCTTTTACTTCCAAATGATGTGACAGTGTGTCCTGGAATTCATTACTAATGTTTAAGGTAATATTAAGACGGTATTTTCAGTaattcttttattttctcttaaCAGATTGATCTGATGGCCTACAGAATCAAGAAGAATATCAATGACAAATGACCAGCCACTTCTCCATACACTGCATATCAAGATTCATTGTGTGTAAACCTGTCGTTTGGAGAgcccccttcactttttttgcaCTGCTGTGGACACTTTATCTGCCTGACATCTGTGAAAGTCTACAAGATGAAAGGTCGTACCGGGGCATTTGCTGCTACAGTAGTGATTTGTTCATGTCTTATATTTGTCTACACAAACTTGAACCCTGAGGGGCCTGTTACTCGCTGTGTCATACCAGATATTCCTGTGAGGTCTGTCACTGGTCACCCAAGACCAAGTGTCACACCTGATACAGTCGATGGAAAAGTAAACAGAAGCCAACTTCGTGATGTCAGGATATCCACAGTCCACCTTTCCACTGTATTTAGAACAGCTATTCCACAGAGTGGTGCGTTCTGGAACAGAAAGTTTTACTCTGTTCTCAAAAAGTTGGATAAAAAAGGAAATCTTCCAAAATCTGAAATCAGTGGCAACGGTACGCTAGAGAGTACAGAGTCTCTGCAAACAAACATAGCAGATTTCAATAAATACCCATCGATCCACCAGGATTTTTTGCGCAGCATGCATTTCCGTAGTCCTGATATTCTCATCAACCAGCCCAACAAGTGCACTTCTAATGGCAAACCTGACACAGTGACTCTTCTCTTTGCCCTTAAGTCTAGTGCACAGAATTTTGCACAACGACAAACTATTAGGCAGACTTGGGGGCAAGAAAAGGCGTATGAAAATGGTCTGCTGGTACGAACAGTTTTTGTCTTAGGCACCTCTTCCTCTGAGGAACCTGATCTCGGAAAGCTCTTATCCCTCGAAGCCCAGGAGTTTGGTGATTTGCTTGTCTGGGACTTTAAGGATACATTTTTCAACCTCACTCTAAAAGAACATGTATTTCTCAAATGGTCTATCCTACACTGTCCTCAGGTCTCCTTTATTTTCAAGGGTGATGATGACGTTTTTGTTAATACAAATGCTATTCTGAAATACCTTAAGTCACTGCAGCCAGCCAAGGTGTCAAAACTGTATCTTGGTCAAATAATATCGCAAGCCTCCCCCCTGCGTGACCCTAAGATAAAGTACTATGTCCCACACACCTTCTATGATGGACCCTATCCTCCCTACGCAGGTGGTGGTGGCTTTGTGTTCTCGGGGGCTCTGCTGGAGTCTCTCTACAGTATAACCTGGTTCATCCCGTTTTTTCCCATCGATGATGTCTACACAGGAATGTGTTTCCAAGCTCTTGGTATAGTTCCAGAGAAACACCAAGGGTTCAGGACTTTTGACATCATGGAGAAGGATCGGGAGAATGCATGCGTGCACAAAGATCTGCTTGTGGTGCATCGGAGAAGTCCACAGCAAACTCTACGGCTGTGGCAGAGATTAGAGAGCCCTCTTCTCACTTGCTAAAGCAAATCCCTATCATACAAATACCATGCAAACTTTACTAAAATGTGTACAATGGGTGATTGGTGTACATTTTGTCTAATGATTTTTAAATTATGATTATTGAAAGGGCTACATCCTTTTTTTGTAGGTACCATTTGAATGTTAACTAGTCTATGCAAATAACTAAATGTAATGGATGTAGTTAAAATCATTTTCATTTCCATAATGGCTACAATACAGTCCATGCCAAGCTGCAAAACCGgttctgtgagtgtgagatgaTCAAGCAGAATGAAAAGTTTGGTATGGATTTGAGTCATATGGTCTTGGCCAGACATTGTCCATATGACACCACCTAGTGCATTCAGGGAGCAATGACAAAACAAAATCCACTAGAGAAAGACCAGGGGTGCCTCTCCTGTGCTGTTTTATAcctcaccctcccttccttcctcgagaCTCGTCCTCACtaatctagataaagaatgatcagggcggaaacaatgggatagtctatatccagtgttagttatagatcagtgggaatgcccctcgaggatcgaggagagatgttgagaggcaccccaggaCTGTCAGTAAGCACAGGTATGGAAATTAATCTAAATGTTTGTTTGAAAATTCTTGAAAATCTTTTGTTGATTCTGTTTTGTATAGATTCTTTATTTTGAGTGTCTTCTtactttttgtctttgtttgttacATGATTTATGGCATTCCACTAGTCCGTTACCTGTGTTATTCATACGTTGGCCCAATCTTGATGCATGTCCACACCCACAGGCTCAGAGGCTTTGATGTGCCTTTGAGTCCTTgagcttagggctgtcccattgtcaaattgtcaagtgcaTGAAGGCTCTCTAGCTGACATTTTGAGCCCTTAATGCCCGTATGAGCTGAAGCATAGTGCTAAGGTGACGGTGCTGGTtcagcagctacagtacagttggATGAGGATGACGTAAATGGGGCTACAGCCATTGAAGTAGGAGATGTCACAGAGTCTCTGTTCATTGCTTATCATTTAAATGagacagtgtcagtgtcagtgtgttgcCCATTTCCTATAGGATTTTGAGCCCTTGCCATGTCTCACACTTACAGGTGATGTCAGTTAAGCCATAACTTTTTAGGGTTCAGGGCTTGGAGTCCTTTGGGGTGACAACAGGTTCAGCCCAGTTGTGTAAATTCTCTCCACCACTTTGTGGCTTGAGGAAGGCCAATATGGCCACAGTGCGTATGCCCATCAGTTTGTAAATTGTTTAATCGCATCATTTATATGAAAAGCTTTCTTATGCACGAGTgcctttgtttctctttttttcaataaacaataaaatcTTGAGAGAGTAATCTCTCCGCCTGTATTCCAAGCTGTTGATGTTTCTGTGCTCATGCACCTTGCAGTTTTTAATGTATAGGGACCCAAGAGTTTGCTTCACTTTAcatcaaattaattaatcagaTTGTTGATAACCAGCCACTTATAGGCTAATGCTCTCATAAGATTCGTTTGGCCATGGTTTCATAGGTGTGCAAGACAGGTAAACTATGATTCCATGAAACAAAAGCAACGAACAATCGCTGAAATGTTCCTTACCCCCATGAAATGTCActtattctgttttttttgtatacCTTGGCCATGCATTTGAAAAGTTACATGTGAGACATTGTTGCAT
The Sardina pilchardus chromosome 13, fSarPil1.1, whole genome shotgun sequence genome window above contains:
- the b3gnt2l gene encoding N-acetyllactosaminide beta-1,3-N-acetylglucosaminyltransferase 2; amino-acid sequence: MKGRTGAFAATVVICSCLIFVYTNLNPEGPVTRCVIPDIPVRSVTGHPRPSVTPDTVDGKVNRSQLRDVRISTVHLSTVFRTAIPQSGAFWNRKFYSVLKKLDKKGNLPKSEISGNGTLESTESLQTNIADFNKYPSIHQDFLRSMHFRSPDILINQPNKCTSNGKPDTVTLLFALKSSAQNFAQRQTIRQTWGQEKAYENGLLVRTVFVLGTSSSEEPDLGKLLSLEAQEFGDLLVWDFKDTFFNLTLKEHVFLKWSILHCPQVSFIFKGDDDVFVNTNAILKYLKSLQPAKVSKLYLGQIISQASPLRDPKIKYYVPHTFYDGPYPPYAGGGGFVFSGALLESLYSITWFIPFFPIDDVYTGMCFQALGIVPEKHQGFRTFDIMEKDRENACVHKDLLVVHRRSPQQTLRLWQRLESPLLTC